A stretch of the Gemmatimonadota bacterium genome encodes the following:
- a CDS encoding gluconate 2-dehydrogenase subunit 3 family protein, protein MTTKRFSRRSFISNTARATGGVVTLGVLSRTGVLDAQEDVPYEHVWQNLDARQGRTVDALTRMIMPSDENGPGAAEARVVVYIDQALGAHRSDYKASYTAGLDTFDRYCRATLESDFVDLDTRGKRRALMGIDRARSPREWPQDAPMGARDFLRIVVTHTMEGMFCDPAHGGNYRETGWKLIRFPGRAPFGYDPPFSEFDMTIPEIAYPEWQPYGGPMKSRIIGKE, encoded by the coding sequence ATGACTACCAAGCGGTTTTCACGCAGGTCGTTTATATCCAACACCGCCCGGGCCACGGGCGGCGTGGTCACGCTGGGCGTACTCAGCCGGACCGGCGTCCTCGACGCGCAGGAGGACGTCCCTTACGAACATGTCTGGCAGAATCTGGACGCCCGCCAGGGACGGACGGTGGATGCCCTGACCCGGATGATCATGCCGTCGGACGAAAACGGTCCCGGCGCGGCGGAAGCCCGCGTGGTCGTGTATATCGACCAGGCCCTCGGCGCCCATCGGTCAGACTACAAGGCGTCCTATACAGCCGGCCTCGACACCTTCGACCGGTATTGCCGGGCTACGCTCGAATCCGATTTCGTGGATCTGGATACCCGGGGAAAGCGAAGAGCGCTCATGGGAATCGACCGGGCCAGGTCTCCCCGGGAATGGCCGCAGGACGCCCCCATGGGCGCCCGCGACTTCCTGCGCATAGTGGTTACGCATACCATGGAAGGGATGTTCTGCGATCCAGCCCACGGCGGGAATTACCGTGAGACTGGATGGAAGCTGATCCGTTTCCCGGGCCGTGCGCCTTTCGGCTACGATCCCCCCTTCAGTGAATTCGACATGACCATTCCGGAGATCGCCTACCCCGAATGGCAGCCCTACGGCGGACCTATGAAGAGCAGGATCATCGGCAAGGAGTAG
- a CDS encoding LD-carboxypeptidase: MDVLKPPALKPGDTIGIVAPASHSALPSALNNGRRSLETLGFRTVTATHHADRHGFLAGRDDDRLGDLEAMFADPDIQGIVCLRGGYGSARMLPRMDFEMIRAHPKVFVGYSDITALHGAIRRHTGLVTFWGPMVSSDMSPDFRPFNRDAFMKAVTGTAAIGTIPHPDDLPPVQVIRGGTAVGPLIGGTLSLLAAAAGTPYEFEYDGAILFFEDVGEEPHRIDRMLTQLLQAGRLERVSGIVIGECAGCGSAPNNPAFPYGNFSIEEVFAERLLPLGIPVIFGLGIGHGTYKATLPLGVRATLDGDARRLTIEESGVG; the protein is encoded by the coding sequence ATGGATGTTCTGAAACCTCCGGCATTAAAACCCGGAGATACCATCGGGATCGTCGCGCCGGCCAGCCACTCCGCGCTCCCGAGCGCGTTGAATAACGGCCGCCGATCGCTCGAAACGCTCGGATTCCGCACGGTCACGGCGACGCATCATGCCGACAGGCACGGGTTCCTGGCCGGACGGGACGATGATCGTCTTGGCGATCTGGAAGCCATGTTCGCCGATCCGGATATCCAGGGCATCGTCTGCCTCCGCGGCGGGTACGGCTCGGCGCGGATGCTGCCGCGCATGGATTTCGAGATGATTCGCGCCCACCCCAAGGTCTTTGTCGGCTACAGCGACATAACGGCACTCCACGGGGCCATACGCCGGCATACCGGTCTGGTCACATTCTGGGGGCCCATGGTCTCGTCCGACATGAGTCCCGATTTCCGTCCGTTCAACCGGGACGCTTTCATGAAGGCGGTTACAGGCACGGCCGCCATCGGGACGATACCGCATCCGGACGATCTGCCCCCCGTGCAGGTCATTCGTGGTGGAACGGCCGTCGGACCATTGATCGGGGGCACGCTTTCGTTGCTTGCCGCCGCGGCGGGGACACCGTACGAATTCGAATACGACGGCGCCATCCTGTTCTTCGAGGATGTGGGCGAGGAGCCCCACCGGATCGACCGGATGCTGACGCAGTTGCTGCAGGCCGGCAGGCTGGAACGGGTATCGGGGATCGTGATCGGCGAATGCGCCGGATGCGGCAGCGCCCCGAACAATCCCGCCTTCCCCTACGGAAATTTCAGCATCGAGGAAGTGTTTGCGGAACGCCTGCTGCCTCTTGGCATTCCCGTGATCTTCGGCCTGGGAATCGGCCACGGCACGTACAAGGCGACGCTGCCCCTGGGGGTACGGGCCACGCTGGATGGAGATGCCCGCAGACTCACCATCGAAGAATCGGGCGTCGGCTAG
- a CDS encoding D-glycerate dehydrogenase, producing MGSHILLDVPLPPSVMDLFDSGDRFHLLGDLADEDDRWQLIDAYLTYGHPPTDGAVMDRMPNLKVISNFGVGVDHIDTEAARVRGIPVGNTPNMLDGATADMTFTLLMAAARRVVVGDRFARSPGFTHYDPSILHGYEVHGSTIGIIGMGSIGKQVARRARGFDMEIIYHNRKPDPEGSEYGARYVSLETLLDTADFVTLNCPLTDETRGLIDEDALKRMKHTAILINLARGGVVDHDALFNALSNGWIAGAALDVTEPEPLPRDHPLLTLDNLVIAPHLGSATTRTRHAMARRTVENLKAGLDGRTLITGVA from the coding sequence ATGGGCAGTCACATCTTGCTGGACGTACCCTTGCCGCCATCCGTAATGGATCTCTTCGACTCCGGGGACCGGTTTCATCTGCTGGGTGACCTGGCAGATGAAGATGACCGCTGGCAACTGATCGACGCGTACCTCACCTACGGCCATCCCCCCACGGACGGCGCGGTGATGGACAGGATGCCGAATCTGAAGGTCATCAGCAACTTCGGGGTGGGCGTGGATCATATCGACACCGAAGCGGCCCGGGTCCGGGGGATCCCCGTCGGCAACACGCCGAACATGCTCGACGGCGCCACGGCCGATATGACCTTCACCCTGCTGATGGCGGCGGCGCGGCGCGTTGTTGTCGGCGACCGGTTCGCGCGCAGCCCCGGGTTCACCCATTACGACCCGAGCATTCTCCACGGCTATGAAGTGCACGGGAGCACCATCGGCATCATCGGGATGGGCAGTATAGGGAAGCAGGTCGCCAGGAGGGCCCGGGGATTCGACATGGAGATCATCTATCACAACCGGAAGCCCGATCCCGAAGGATCGGAATACGGGGCCCGGTATGTCTCCCTGGAAACGCTGCTCGATACCGCGGATTTCGTGACCCTGAACTGCCCCCTCACCGACGAAACCAGGGGACTCATCGACGAAGACGCGCTGAAACGCATGAAGCACACCGCCATATTGATCAACCTGGCGCGCGGCGGGGTGGTCGATCATGACGCCCTGTTCAACGCCCTGAGTAATGGCTGGATAGCCGGAGCGGCGCTGGACGTCACCGAACCGGAACCGCTGCCCAGGGACCACCCCCTGCTCACGTTGGACAACCTGGTCATCGCGCCCCACCTGGGCAGCGCGACCACGCGCACCCGCCACGCGATGGCCCGCAGGACGGTGGAGAATCTCAAGGCGGGACTGGACGGGCGGACTCTGATCACCGGCGTCGCCTGA
- a CDS encoding Ppx/GppA phosphatase family protein, with protein sequence MIPVATAAVRDAEDGPAFLEEIRQATGLEFRLLSGEEEAFYSSVGVMNSLGLYDGVMLDIGGGSAEIGLIRNGAFARGVTTFFGTVRTTETFFPDDRVSPGQMKRLDKVLDACFSGIDWPKAKGNRAIAGVGGVVRALARIDRVDRRYPLGLVHGYELKRGRVEKLIGRIAELLVSDRARRIPGLQSDRADIILAGAMVVAGVMRNAGAGGLVVSGQGLREGLFFEHALRPASRPGHSAELRRFTVLNLVRLYGYEGAHTAHVARLSLSLFDQLHDVHGYGVREREYLWAAAMLHDIGTVIDYYDHHKHSAYIIVNAGLPGFDHREIVIIAYLCLNHRRGKPDFSRYHAMLKKGDLNLVYRLSALLRLSEYLDRSRSQAVEGVRLVVTDKEARLKIVADSPAAARVELSEARQRIQLFEEYFGLKLDIVV encoded by the coding sequence GTGATCCCGGTGGCCACGGCGGCCGTAAGGGACGCGGAAGACGGTCCAGCGTTCCTCGAAGAAATCAGACAGGCGACCGGACTGGAATTCAGGCTCCTGAGCGGGGAAGAAGAGGCCTTCTACAGTTCCGTGGGCGTTATGAACAGTCTGGGGCTGTACGACGGGGTCATGCTGGACATCGGCGGCGGGAGCGCGGAGATCGGGTTGATCCGGAACGGTGCGTTTGCCCGGGGCGTAACCACGTTTTTCGGCACAGTGCGTACCACCGAGACCTTTTTCCCGGACGACAGGGTGTCTCCGGGCCAGATGAAGCGGCTCGACAAGGTGCTTGACGCGTGTTTTTCCGGCATCGATTGGCCGAAGGCGAAGGGGAACCGGGCCATCGCGGGCGTAGGCGGCGTCGTTCGCGCTCTGGCCCGCATCGACCGCGTGGACAGGCGGTACCCGCTCGGACTGGTCCATGGGTACGAACTGAAGCGGGGACGGGTAGAAAAGCTGATCGGCCGCATCGCCGAGTTACTCGTTTCAGACCGGGCCCGACGGATACCGGGACTCCAGTCGGATCGCGCAGACATCATCCTGGCGGGCGCCATGGTCGTGGCGGGCGTTATGCGGAACGCCGGCGCCGGCGGACTGGTCGTAAGTGGACAGGGGCTGAGGGAAGGACTGTTCTTCGAGCACGCCCTCAGGCCCGCCAGCCGTCCCGGTCACAGCGCCGAGTTACGGCGCTTTACCGTTCTGAACCTGGTCCGTCTCTACGGCTACGAAGGAGCGCACACGGCCCACGTCGCCCGGCTTTCGCTCTCCCTGTTCGATCAGCTTCATGACGTGCACGGGTACGGAGTACGCGAAAGGGAATACCTGTGGGCCGCGGCCATGCTGCACGATATCGGCACGGTAATCGACTACTACGATCATCACAAACACTCGGCCTACATCATCGTCAACGCCGGGCTGCCCGGCTTCGACCACCGCGAAATCGTGATCATTGCCTATCTCTGCCTTAATCACCGTCGCGGGAAACCGGACTTCTCCCGGTACCACGCCATGTTGAAAAAGGGTGATTTGAACCTGGTATACCGGCTTTCCGCGTTGCTCAGGCTGTCCGAGTACCTGGACCGGAGCCGGTCTCAGGCCGTCGAAGGCGTTCGACTTGTCGTGACGGACAAAGAGGCGCGTCTGAAGATTGTGGCCGACAGCCCCGCTGCCGCCAGGGTCGAGTTGTCGGAGGCCCGCCAGCGTATTCAGTTGTTCGAAGAGTACTTCGGCTTAAAACTCGACATCGTAGTGTGA
- a CDS encoding phytanoyl-CoA dioxygenase family protein codes for MILSHHQKRFFGDFGYLALPGLMREEVPWIVEEFERVFREAGVVHDGTARSSLGCFIERSERLCALLDNPGVDGLLAGLLGEDYNYLGSGGELYVGDGLWHPDCHGDPVVQVKWAMYLDPLTRKTGALRLVPGSHRQGWQGNLDTRALWGIGMEEVPCVVPDNQPGDVIVFNQMTLHNALGGGNRRRMLNILACSSCRTETERAFLRRRLPAGRNELRWELMRKTATPERMRHLDQPWQMLA; via the coding sequence ATGATACTGAGCCATCACCAGAAGCGATTTTTTGGCGACTTCGGCTACCTCGCCCTTCCCGGCCTCATGCGGGAGGAGGTCCCGTGGATCGTCGAGGAATTCGAACGGGTGTTCCGCGAGGCCGGCGTCGTGCACGACGGAACCGCCCGCTCGAGTCTGGGATGCTTCATAGAACGAAGCGAACGGCTGTGTGCGCTGCTCGACAACCCCGGGGTCGACGGACTGCTGGCGGGCCTTCTGGGGGAGGACTACAACTACCTGGGCAGTGGCGGCGAGTTGTATGTCGGGGACGGCCTGTGGCATCCCGACTGCCATGGAGACCCGGTAGTCCAGGTCAAGTGGGCCATGTATCTCGATCCCCTGACCCGGAAGACCGGGGCCCTGAGGCTCGTGCCGGGTTCCCACCGACAGGGTTGGCAGGGAAACCTGGATACCCGGGCGCTCTGGGGCATCGGCATGGAGGAGGTCCCTTGCGTTGTTCCGGACAACCAGCCCGGCGACGTGATCGTGTTCAACCAGATGACCCTGCACAACGCCCTTGGGGGCGGAAACCGCAGGCGCATGCTGAATATCCTGGCCTGTTCGTCCTGCCGTACGGAGACCGAACGGGCCTTTCTCAGGCGCAGGCTCCCGGCCGGCCGGAACGAACTGCGGTGGGAACTGATGCGCAAGACGGCGACGCCGGAGCGCATGCGCCACCTGGATCAACCATGGCAGATGCTGGCATAA